The following proteins are encoded in a genomic region of Glycine soja cultivar W05 chromosome 17, ASM419377v2, whole genome shotgun sequence:
- the LOC114393125 gene encoding GATA transcription factor 12-like: MESPSSSPIFPQFTFDNNNSDHFIVEDLLDFSNDDVVITDATFDSITTDSSTVTTTVHSCNSSSFSGSDPNTVPDIGSRNLSDGHFSDDLCVPYDDIAELEWLSNFVEESFSSEDLHKMQLISGMNAQNNDVSEAREFHYEPTTTRSGSHTPEPTRNSPIFNSEVSVPAKARSKRSRGPPCNWASRLLVLSPTSSSSDNEVVVPSPATAEPCPTPAKKMAKVGPRKKDSSSSDGNGSGGDGRRCLHCATDKTPQWRTGPMGPKTLCNACGVRYKSGRLVPEYRPAASPTFVLTKHSNSHRKVLELRRQKEMVRSQQHHHQHQQQFLQHHHHNHHHYQHHQNMMFDVSNGDDYLIHQYVGPDFRQLI; this comes from the exons ATGGAATCACCCAGCTCTTCCCCAATTTTCCCACAATTCACCTTCGACAACAACAACTCCGACCACTTCATCGTGGAGGACCTCTTGGACTTCTCCAACGATGACGTTGTCATCACCGATGCCACCTTTGACTCCATCACTACTGACTCTTCCACCGTCACCACCACCGTCCACAGCTGCaactcctcctccttctctgGCTCCGACCCCAATACCGTCCCTGATATTGGTAGCCGGAATCTCTCCGATGGCCATTTTTCTGATGACCTCTGCGTTCCG TATGATGACATAGCGGAGTTAGAATGGCTTTCGAATTTCGTGGAGGAGTCGTTTTCGAGCGAGGACTTGCATAAGATGCAGCTGATATCAGGCATGAATGCGCAAAACAACGACGTATCAGAGGCCCGCGAGTTCCACTACGAGCCCACCACCACTAGAAGCGGGTCCCACACCCCAGAGCCCACCAGAAACAGCCCAATATTCAATTCGGAAGTGTCGGTTCCAGCCAAGGCCCGCAGCAAGAGGTCCCGTGGGCCCCCTTGCAACTGGGCATCGCGCCTCCTGGTCCTGTCCCCAACGTCGTCGTCCTCGGATAACGAGGTCGTCGTTCCATCTCCCGCCACTGCCGAACCCTGTCCGACTCCGGCGAAAAAAATGGCAAAGGTCGGGCCGAGGAAGAAGGACAGTAGCAGCAGTGACGGAAACGGCAGTGGTGGGGACGGGCGCAGGTGCTTGCACTGCGCCACGGACAAGACCCCGCAGTGGCGGACCGGGCCCATGGGCCCGAAGACTCTCTGCAACGCTTGTGGCGTGAGGTACAAGTCGGGCCGGCTGGTGCCCGAGTACAGGCCCGCGGCAAGCCCAACATTTGTTCTGACTAAGCACTCCAACTCGCACCGCAAGGTGCTGGAGCTGCGAAGGCAGAAGGAAATGGTGCGGTCCCAGCAACACCACCACCAGCATCAACAACAGTTTCTACAACACCACCACCATAACCATCACCACTATCAACATCACCAGAACATGATGTTTGATGTATCCAACGGTGACGATTACTTGATCCACCAATACGTGGGCCCCGATTTCAGGCAGCTTATCTAG